A stretch of DNA from Vanacampus margaritifer isolate UIUO_Vmar chromosome 1, RoL_Vmar_1.0, whole genome shotgun sequence:
tgaataaaatgtaaaataaaataactgaattAAAATACTTAAATCATCAAGTTATCATACTGGTATAGTACAGGGGCAGAAAGTATGGCCTGCTTTGTTTAGTCTTGTTCCCCCAAGTGATTCGTTTATAGAATATATGAATACATTGGATGagataaattaatacaaatgaaTATATTGTAGCTAACCCGTTTCAGGAAAAACTgctaaattaatacaaatatcTGCTACTGTGTAATATTTGTTTAATGGCGCTTTAACTTCAAAATCTCATCTACGAAATGCCCTTGAGCTACTGCGACGTCACgtatttgcattttaatttatcaaactaaaaataaatattttaattatttttatcatgTATTATTGTAGTTTTATTTCTCTATACTGCAATTCCTTCGTTTAAAAAAAGACGTACACTTCAGGGCAAAGTGAACATGCAGGTTCACGCGTTTTATTTTGAGACGTTCCATTGGGCAAAATGGGGGTGATTTTATGTTGCGTTCACGTTTTACAACGCATATAATAAATATGTTGTGCCAAGACAGTTTCATTGTTAATCAacatcgtttaaaaaaaatagcattagtAATATTTGTACCGTCTTCCTGAAGAGAACCTTCAACGTGCTGCCGACCCCTCTGTCTGGGTACCAATGGCACCGTCCTCTGGCTGTACGTATTTGCAGACAAGGGCAAACTGGGTAAGAGAGAGTTCCTGCTGTCATTGTCATTCGCCACTCATATTAGCTATAATGGCGAGGTTCTTGTTAAGGCCCAATATCCGCGGTTTGTTCACCTTACAACAGAGAATGGCATCCGACCAGGTAAAACTATGTCCTTCGGGCCTATCTCTCCAACAAAACGTCGATTTCTGGCGTCATAATGCCGTTTCACTTGGAGTATTTTCAAACGCGTTAACATTAGCTTCAAAGTTTGCCTAGCCAGGTATGACAGCTTGATAAACAACATGAGTGTAATTTCAAGAATATGGATTATAGTTCGTGTTAATAGGCTATAATATAAGGGAGTCAAAGAACGCTTATGCGTTGCTTATTAACAACGtagaaaaatgtattcataattATAAACGGGTCTGCACTTGGGGCCTGGTTGTCGTAGTTGCATGGTTGTTTAGTTTGAACCCAGTTACTATAATTTCCTCATTTGGGACAAATTAATATGTCACAAAGTGTATATCCAGTACTGAAATAATGAAGATTTCGTCTCGATTTAAACACACATGTATGTGCTCATTATGAAATCTGGGCTTGTTTAGTTATTTTTCTGTTGTATGACTTCAACAGGTGCACACAAGTTGTACTTTCTGTCacctagtggaagagcattgaAATGCAtagtttatactgtattattgaCAGATAATTATGCTTAAATTAAGTAACATTCctcatttcattattatttttaatctcttttttttttgcagtgtaagaTATTTGTCCTTATGAATTAATCTTACACTTGAGTAAGTGTGGGTGTAAGAAAATGTCTTTTGTTACTTGCTAGTCAACATTTTTCCACTGGGTTGTTTTTCTCCATTGTAGCTGGGAGAGCTGGGTAAAGGTGCAGGAAAAGGTGGAGGAGCCGGCGGCTCCATCCGAGAGGCCGGTGGAGCCATGGGAAAGAAACAGGCGGCCGAGGAGGAAATGTACTTTAAGTAGGTGGTGTTTCTCTCCTGCTTCACTAGCCTTTTCGAATTTTTGCTTCATCCTTAAAACGGCTGGGTTAAAAACTACTCTACTACAACTATTATATATAATGTCCACTCTTCCCAGTGATCTTCATATGCTGCTTGTCGCAACCTTATGATAAATGTAAGTCATGTGAATTTCCTCTACAATGTCCTTCTAGTCCTTGAGTGTAGGTGGATCTTATTTATAGCTACCACTTTCTggtaatagctttttttttttttttgaagctgcAAGCAAAACCTTTATCAAGTAGTGGTCCTAATGAGGAAACCCCCTCCCATTAATGTGTCCCAAGTAGATCACCAAACCTTCTTGTGTCGATTTGTAACCCCAAATTTTGGGTATGCAGATTTTAAAACAGCTAATTATTGTACAGGTAAATACACTTTATAAaaccagtttatttatttatactctTTGCATTTATgaaatgctttttatttatttatttttttgggggggggggacaaataaAAGCCTTaccccaaaaagtttgttttaggGGGACTTGAAAGGATTATTAATAGTGTTTCAACTCATTTCAGTTGGAAACATTGATTGTTCTGTGTTCTATCTGCCCAAAAGGCGCAAGGAGCAGGAGCAGCTGGCTGCACTGAAGCATCACCACCAGGAGGAAATTGACCACCACAAGAAGGAGATTGAGCGTCTGCAGCGGGAAATTGACCGTCACAAGGGGAAGATTAGGAAGCTGAAGTACGACGACTAATCAGAACGAGTTTCCGCCAGATATCTTAAATCACGGCTGTATtgcatctaaaaaaatatatattctccctttaaaaaataaaaaaaatgttcttctgCTGCTCACCATCTCAGAGTAGAAATGCTTTACCGACAAGGCATGATTGTGTGGTGAATTTGCAAGAGTTCATCAAATTGATGTTGTTTCCATGGAACAGTGTGATATGATATGCATGAACTGTTGTATGTTTCATACAGCAAATAAACACGACCTTGTGTGATAAATATGTTTCTAATGCAAAGAATGAGCTTTGACTGTTGtttaataatgtcattttcTACGGCGCTTGTTCTCATTCATGGTCATGGGGAAGCTAAACCCTCAGGTGAGGTAAACCCTGGACTACCTGATCACCTGCCAGTTGTTGGGCACATGGAGGCAAATGAGAATTCACACTTCGATTCacacgtgtgtgtttttggaaaGTGGGAGTAAGCCAGAGAAAAATATGCAGGCTTCACACAGGAATGCTGACATTCAAACTGAATGTCAGAAATGTcaacttttcaatttatttaattgctttgtctaattttattgtaatttgtatgtagatttattatataatttttttaattcgttttgaaatatattttaacatcCTTGGCATTTTTGTTTAGCCGTATATTGGGGAAACCACCAACTTGCTTGCACTATTATGATGCATTTCAGCAcaaattgtgccttttatttaacaaataaatCTCTTCAGATAATTGcaggtaattattttttttttttaattgatgtgAAATGAAAGTTAACGTGACAATCCAGTGCTGTTTTTCTAAATGAtgcctgtaaaaataaaataaataattttctttattattaaatgCACAATTTGTACTACACTATCGCATACAGTCGAAGGAAGGAATGCCATTAAGATAGTTAAATTGTATAATTAGTTCATGTGTTGTATAATTGATGCATGTATTTAGCTgttgccctgaaaaaaaaaaatataactaaaACGTTTAGGGTTTggttattattttgtttaagaAATGTTAAAACAATTATCCATGCATTAACATTAatacctgtatttttttttacttacatttataaataaattaatataaattacattaaaaaaagaacaaaacatgaaaataaatgatttaaaatcaATCATTTGTTTCGCACAATTGTCCTTTGTGCATCCGTCCACAGGTGGCGCTGGAACATTTTCGACAAAATCACAAGCGAAAGAATGCGTCACTTCCGCCCGCCCGTGTCTTTTACCACGGGCGTCCCCGTGTATCTTTCTTTTCGCACATCATGGCGGACCGCTTCAATAAGGTGTGTAACAGACCAGGGAGAATAATCTTATTTTAATCGTTTTCCCGTCGTGGTTTTGGCCATGTGTCTTTATTAACATGTGGtcgaacatttttttctatgacAAATGTAAAACAGGGTTACAATTCTGTTAAAAATGCAGTTTAACTCGCCAGGCTGTCGGTGGCTTGCGTGTCCGAATGGACATGAATTCCATCATGGCAGCCTTGCTAGACAACGCTGTTAGCTAGctgctccctagctagcttgcCTTGCATTTGAAGTCCCGGGTTAGTGAATTTGTCCCTGTAAGAAAGTTTATTATTTGGTATATGTTAACGTTTCTCAGGTATATGTTAACGTTTCTCACACCTTTAACCCATTTCATGGATTCCTGCAGTAATCTGTCGAGTGAGGCGTCTGATGGCTAATTTTATTGCTTGATAGGACGCGTAACCTGCGTTGCAGCCATGTGCTCCTTTTTATGAAGTTCTTGACTTTTTccacaataattttttctccCCTCTTATTGTGATttgccctgttttttttttttaaacgccacCGATTGTGCAGGTTCTGCTACTAGATGGCAGGGGCCATCTGCTTGGCCGATTGGCTGCGATCGTTGCCAAGCAGACTTTGCTAGGTATGTATATCCTGTTAATTGGTATCATGAAAGCGACGCgaatttaaatgtcttttttcttttctttttttgtcactgaTGATTACTTTGACCCTTGGTTGAGTTTAACGACCATGAGAAAACTCACATGCACTACCATCtgagacaaaatattttaaattctaaaaaaatattggtaCTAACAAATGTGTTGTGCACATTTTGATTGGtatttaatttccatttttaaaggaCACAAAGTTGTGGTGGTCAGGTGTGAAGGCATCAACATCTCCGGCAATTTCTACCGTAACAAACGTAAGTAACCTCAATAATGTACAAGGCTGTGCTCTCATTTGATCTAAGATGCATTAAGCCAAAATTAATATTGGAAAAAGGTAATTTTGTGCTTTATACGTTCGAATAAAGCTCACATCAGGTGCAATGAAACTGTGTCAATGATGATATATAAAACACTATTTTTTGAGTTTTAAATGACCATGAGAAAACTTCACATGCACTACCATCTGAGACACATGCATTCGGGTCATATTCAACCCTTCATTGTTCCTTGAATTTCCTCTTACAGTCACATTCAATATTTGATTTTGCAGTGAAGTATCTGGCATTCCTGCGAAAGAGGATGAACACCAATCCCTCTCGTGGACCGTACCACTTCAGAGCTCCCAGCAGGATCTTTTGGAGGACGGTCAGAGGTGAGACTGAAGCAAACACAGAATGACAACCAAAATCCACTCTGTGttctccccccaccccacatATGAGAAAATGTACAGTGGACAATCCAAAGTTGAACaccacaaaagtggaaaaatgtggagCGTACCCGTTTTCTGGACAAAATTGCCTCGAAGGGtgaatgttttgaataaagtgaAATGAGTTTTTATAACAGGCGATAACAAAGGCCTAAAATATCAGTAAGCCAGTTTAGGTATGACAAAAATTgaggtttttaattttttgtgttgTACAAAATGTAAGACAATGATACCCGTCAAATAGAACAAAACtcataatattttgtattaatcTTGGAAGTGTTGCCTAATGCATATTAACCGttatgagtctacaatgttAATAGAAACCAAACTTTCGAGGTTCATAATATTTTCAGAGTATGATTAGCTTGTCTGCGCATGTCCCATAATTTGTGATGAAAACccatcattttttatatatatatgccacCGTAATGGACCGGTTGCGCACTACTGTACAATTTACGGGTTATTTGAGttgagtgttttatttatttttttctttctcaaaggAAGAATATGAAACCTGAGATGGTTAGGAGTGCCATCTAAATGGTAATACTTGACAATGCCATACAGCATTTTTAAAGCGCAATAGATCTTAAAACAAGTCAAAAATGAACGGTGCCGTTTAAATACACGCAGCACGTCACAGCGAGGTCGTGGACTGGACAGAAACATCCAATATGGCAGCGTACATGGTATGTCTATTTTGATACTTACTTGAGCagcttaaaactttttttcaggcAATCGGATGCCAttgatatttgtatttttcatgtgcATCCACACTGCCTCCGAATGAGTAAAAAGGCGTTTTGAGTCATGTGTtactttaaagtatttttttagctttattGCGGTTAGCCTTTTTTGAGACGATTTAATGTTGATTTTGCTCTAAAGTACAAAGTTTTACAAACTACTCTTGAGCATGTAACAAATAATTGTGacattcccttaaaaaaaatggctgaacaGATTGTTCAACATTGGAGGCTCCACTGTACAAAATCTTTGTGGTGAAATTTTGTGATCAGAGCACATGCTTCCCATCTAAACAACAATGACGAGCTCTTTGAATTAAGAATCTGATGTTCTATTGATGATAAACTCTTCGGATCTGACTTCTGAGTTGTGGTAAAGATGTGCTTGGGTAAAGTCTTAACTCTGATGCATTGTTTGTATCTTGTTGAGGGGTTTgtattaatgtgtgtgtgtgtgtgtgtgtgtgtgtgtgtgtgcgccaaCCTAGGCATGCTGCCCCACAAAACCAAGAGAGGCCAGGCTGCTTTGGAGAGGCTGAAGGTGTTCGATGGCATCCCCCCACCCTACGACAAGGTGATGTTTATGCACAACATTGTGGGCGTTGCGTTAATACTGTCGATGATGTTTTCTACCTTACCTTACCATGCCTTGTTTGACTGAggtttgaaacaaaaacacacaatctgAGACATGCCGTCCTCAAAACGTTCGGACCTCCGGGGATTCTTTTGCTGTCTGATTTTTGGCTTTTCTTCCCCCTCATTCAGAGGAAGCGCATGGTGGTCCCGGCTGCTCTTAAGATTGTGCGCCTGAAGCCCACTCGTAAGGTGAGTCACTTTGATTATCAGCGAATGTGTACATGtttcaaattatttaataagCCATTGTCTCAACAGTGATGATCTGAAATCTGATAACGCATTGatgaaaacacactttttacgGATCTGACTTCTGAGTTGAACCACAAATACGATGGCTTTAAATCTAAACCCATGCATTAGTTCAATGTTTAAATGTGCCCATCGTGTCTGTTTGCAGTTTGCCCTCCTGGGCCGTTTGGCTCATGAAGTGGGCTGGAAGTACCAGGCCATCACAGCCACGCTGGAGCAGAAGAGAAAACAGAAGTCAAAGATGCGCTACAACAAGAAAAAGGCCACCGTCAAGCTGACCAAAGTGGCTCTGAAAAACGTCGAGAGCAAAATTTCTAAGTACACTGACGTTCTCAAACAATACGGAGTTCTTGTCTGAGCGTATTGTCTGGCtaataaacaaatgtttataataaaaaacttcgttcataatcaacagattatGTATACAGTTATACAAGGTTGTGGTTGATATTCATTCAGTTTGAGTTGGTGTCACCTGTATGAAAGCAGTACACCAGGACAACTTTCCCTGCAATAAATGCTTTAGTCAGTCCccattctgcattttttttgttagatttcatTCTCCAACAGAGGGCAGTGTTGCGCTTAATTTGGCTCGGCTTTTGACGCAATAAAACGCCTgacttgtttttaaatatttataatttaggATTCTGTCAATTCAATACAGGTATTCAGAGCTTTATGTAATTAATGTTTTTAGTCGTTTTTGATTTGCACCTTTTAATAGAGCTTTTACTGCTAGAAATTGAAATTAGTGAAGTAATTAACCAAGGCCAACCTGAGAAACTAGATTTTTCTCATTTGGCGCGAGGAGGTACCTCTATCAAGCAGACGGGTTACACCTGTCTACAGCGAGCATTTTCTATTCTGAAATGCACAGATGAAGTCAGCATGCacaaattaaaagcattaaaTGCTATCACAAGAGTGCATGATATAGAAGAAATTTGTATttcaggaggggggggggtggtgttgAAGGCATCATTGGTCTTTTGTTGTGGTCCTTTAAACACCACAAGGCCTGATATTGAAGCTAGCATTTGCATTTGCTTCCCTGAAATGAATAGTGACTACATCCATCTATGCTTTGCTTTGAATAACAGTGCCtggaataataatgatgatccgagACATAAAAGCTATACGTGCTGGATACCTAAAGTCTCTTTAAAGATACATAACCAAGCTTGTCAGGCCAATCATGTCATGCATTTGAACCATTACACATCTTAATGAGATGGAGAGGTCCAtgcattgtttatttgtttattgttattgACCTCTAAGCGTAATTATGTAGAATGACAGCTCCTTCATTCACCAGGAGATCATTCTCCATTTTGAAGACAAGAACATGTCAAATCCGGCAAGTGAGGCAATTCCACGAAAGCCAGAAAATTGGTTGGCGCTCCGCAGGGAGAGAGAGCAAGTAATCAAGCCATTATCAGCTCCGTTATAATGGCAACCCCCCCTCGCACTTGCTGTGAATGTCACGTATTTGAGGTATGTGAGCACAATATATTGCTCGGCCACGTGTGTCTTAAGGGACGGCATCAAGGAAAAAAACGACGTGGTTTTATAAGGTGACAATGATGAAAAGCAAAGTGACCAATGAGAGTCAATCCATGTTGTTGCCTGCTGTTGCAACATCATCAGATGTGGCTGCATTGTAATCCAACTCAATCCACTGCTATGCTTTACATTGGGCTGCAGTCATTAGTGAATTCTCACACAACCAGAGTGCGCTCATCAGCATGGATAAACAAATGGCTACCACGTGTTACGCATTTATTTCATAGAATCAAGTGACCCGGGACTTGACCTCATGTGTGATTAATACGTGAAAGTGAGTTTGTCCGAATGTCTTCTCTcattggcgaccagtccaaaGGTTCGCCCCACCTTCCCCCCCAAAGTCACCCGGAATAGACTCCAGGTACATCCGCGAGTCCGAATGACGAGAGTGATATTGAAAGTGGATGAATAGTAGACCCAACTACTTAttaaaagcaattaaaatgtcattttccataataatatactgtatctcctttaaaaatgttttttaaaaaccttttgctacttttttttgcagcataaaTGAGCCTTTTCTCCGTTTGGTACACCCACACTCTAACAAGGTCCACTAAATGAGTGCATGACGATTGCACTGCAGTCTTCTAAAATGTCACCTATTTGCATGCAGAcattaaatatgaattaatgagaatatatgaataataaaatgtgCTTAATTTGACATATAAGTATGAGGAAAGACTGTGAAAACTATATTGTACTTTCTGTCCTACAAGATGATGTCCTGATGAGGGTTAAGTTAAGTTACACAACAACCATCCAGTagtaaagtttttaaaaagtttaatgtACAGACGATGTTGTTGAaatccaaaacaacaaaatggtgaCCAAAGCAATCAGCAGCGGCATGAAGCCAGCGCCTTCAACATTACATAGGGTCAGTTTGGATTCTTTTGTAGTTCCCTAACACAAGACagaagtaagacattttgtaacataccacaaatgttcACATATATaggcataaaaataaatcttaactcattcactgccattgacggctataaacgtcaaaaattcatttgaactatttctattagtttaacattattttccccacttttgttaacaagagtatgaaaacctagaattttttttattgtacatttagaacaaatataaaatgtgtgattaatcgtgagttaactagtgaagtaatgcaattaattacaattaaaaattttaatcgcctgactagatgattgttaaaaattaggggcgtcaggcgattaaaattgtatAATGTGTAATTGtatgtaatcgtaattaaaatgatatttttgccgtttataaccgtcaatggcaataaatgagttaaaggggaagtcaaccccaatttttttgacaaaatatgttttatgcagccccactaatctaaatatggtattctggttgatattgcgtTGACTTATctatctcaggtggcggccattttgccacttgatgtcgactgaagatcacatcaatgttgctcaggtctcagctaaaaaacaatgacagctcagcttcagaaaacaagtgaattgtgattggtcgttgcctgagtcctgagcaacggtgacgtcatcttcattcgacagcacgtggcaaaatggccgcgccctgagatggataaaaatggctggattttgcttcataactcatgttccacaaatgtaatattaatcagaatgtaatgtttagactagtgatataacatattattgtcaaggaatgtttaaggttgacttccacctttaaaaaaaaaaaaagtctagtatTTGAGTATAGTTTGTGTATTTCTACTTCTTTCTGAATCAACATTTAAATCATGAAGCATGTTTTCAATTATGATTAGAGGTCAGTGATTTGATCCATTTTCAGGcgcagtattgttttttttttttttagagctgatATCCTACAAGCACCTTGTCCTGTGCACAAGTAATAACCTCTTGCGTTTAAACAGTTCAACCTTCACACTAAACGAGCCATAACAAAATCGTTTTGCTTTGCTTGATTTCATTGATTTTCCTGCACCACGAAGTTACGTTGTAGGTTCTTTCCAGATTTTACACCTCGCCGTTGTATTCTCAGAGGACTTCTAATCTGTCTGTCAATGACGTTCATCTTGTAATGACATTAAATGCAGTTTTATAGCTTGTCCAAGGGACAATTAAGCGTAGTTGTTGGCCTCCATCGATCGTTTAATCTGTTTCAGCGCTGGTGGATGGGCTTTACGGAGGAATACGGTAAGCAATACTTGAAAGGGCTGACTCCTAAGATCTGGacgaaaatgtgaaaatgtggtGACATGGGACAAATAAGTCATTCGTAAAAATGGCAATAGGAAAATACAGTAGCATCAAAGATGCAACTTCTTACTTATTGTTTCCATTGAAAAAAAgct
This window harbors:
- the atp5if1b gene encoding ATPase inhibitor B, mitochondrial — its product is MARFLLRPNIRGLFTLQQRMASDQLGELGKGAGKGGGAGGSIREAGGAMGKKQAAEEEMYFKRKEQEQLAALKHHHQEEIDHHKKEIERLQREIDRHKGKIRKLKYDD
- the rpl13a gene encoding large ribosomal subunit protein uL13, producing the protein MADRFNKVLLLDGRGHLLGRLAAIVAKQTLLGHKVVVVRCEGINISGNFYRNKLKYLAFLRKRMNTNPSRGPYHFRAPSRIFWRTVRGMLPHKTKRGQAALERLKVFDGIPPPYDKRKRMVVPAALKIVRLKPTRKFALLGRLAHEVGWKYQAITATLEQKRKQKSKMRYNKKKATVKLTKVALKNVESKISKYTDVLKQYGVLV